A single window of Helicobacter macacae MIT 99-5501 DNA harbors:
- a CDS encoding MetQ/NlpA family ABC transporter substrate-binding protein, with product MLHKIIFSKIRAVSVAFVGIVLLGLNSLVGLNAGELKVGATPVPAAEILEFAKPLLEKKGVKMSVVSFTDYITPDIALGEKSLDATLHQHKPFMEKMARDRKLDLVAISPIYIIPLGFYSKKFKTVEAIPEGATIAIPNDPTNYSRALILLHDNGVITLKNPQNLASTEADIIKNPRKFRFKPVEAATLPRVLDGIDAAVINGNYALQAKMSLKNSFFHESEKSAYVNVLVTRSDNASSKDIATLKEVLLGDEVAGFILTKYKGEILPVKMPAKK from the coding sequence ATGCTTCATAAAATCATATTTAGCAAAATCCGCGCTGTGTCAGTGGCGTTTGTAGGGATTGTGCTTTTGGGCTTAAACAGCTTAGTCGGCTTAAACGCAGGAGAGCTAAAGGTAGGTGCTACACCCGTGCCAGCTGCAGAGATACTAGAGTTTGCCAAGCCACTTTTGGAAAAAAAGGGCGTAAAAATGAGTGTGGTTAGCTTCACAGACTATATCACGCCAGATATTGCTTTGGGAGAGAAAAGCCTTGATGCGACACTTCATCAGCACAAGCCCTTTATGGAAAAAATGGCGCGAGATAGGAAGCTAGACTTAGTAGCAATCTCTCCTATTTACATTATCCCGCTTGGATTTTACTCCAAAAAGTTTAAGACCGTAGAGGCTATACCAGAGGGCGCGACTATCGCTATCCCAAACGACCCTACGAACTATTCTAGGGCGTTGATTTTGCTGCACGATAATGGTGTAATCACGCTAAAAAATCCCCAAAATCTAGCTAGCACAGAAGCAGACATCATCAAAAATCCTCGCAAATTTCGCTTTAAGCCTGTCGAGGCTGCGACTTTGCCACGCGTGCTAGATGGGATTGATGCGGCGGTGATAAATGGCAACTACGCCTTGCAAGCAAAAATGAGCCTAAAAAACTCGTTTTTTCACGAGAGTGAGAAAAGCGCGTATGTCAATGTGCTTGTTACGCGCAGTGATAATGCCTCAAGCAAAGACATAGCCACGCTAAAAGAAGTGCTACTAGGCGATGAAGTAGCAGGCTTTATCCTCACAAAATATAAGGGCGAGATTTTGCCTGTGAAAATGCCTGCAAAAAAGTAA
- the gap gene encoding type I glyceraldehyde-3-phosphate dehydrogenase: MKIAINGFGRMGRCIARIILAREQAGENIELVGINDIANSQNLAYLFGRDSIHRAPDFRVELESTQEKQINHLIITPHTDSTKSVPKKRVPLFACADPKELDFGTLGAEVVVESSGRFLTTDEVAHHLEKGVQKVIISAPAKDSTPTFVLGVNHTQYKGEPIISNASCTTNCLAPIAMLLEREFGILKASLSTIHSYTNDQQLLDVPHRSDKRRSRAAALNIIPTTTGAAKALYKVLPTLKDKIHGHSLRVPVPDVSMVDLNAYLAKQASAESINALFEEQSKGALKGILGIDKDFGVSSDFLGDSRSSIVAQDLTFSLGNMSKIMAWYDNEWGYSTRIIDMAKFILER; the protein is encoded by the coding sequence ATGAAAATAGCGATAAATGGCTTTGGCAGAATGGGACGCTGCATAGCTAGAATCATTTTGGCTAGAGAGCAAGCGGGCGAAAATATCGAGCTTGTAGGGATAAATGACATCGCAAATAGCCAAAATCTAGCCTATCTTTTTGGCAGAGATTCTATTCATCGCGCTCCAGATTTTCGCGTAGAGCTAGAAAGCACACAAGAAAAACAAATAAACCACCTCATCATCACACCCCACACAGATTCTACAAAAAGTGTCCCCAAAAAGCGCGTTCCGCTTTTTGCTTGTGCCGACCCAAAGGAGCTAGATTTTGGCACACTTGGTGCAGAAGTGGTAGTGGAATCTAGCGGGCGATTTCTTACCACCGATGAAGTCGCTCATCACTTAGAAAAAGGCGTGCAAAAAGTCATCATCTCCGCCCCTGCCAAAGATAGCACACCCACCTTTGTGCTAGGGGTAAATCACACCCAATACAAAGGCGAGCCTATCATCTCAAACGCTTCTTGCACGACAAACTGCCTAGCCCCCATCGCTATGCTTTTGGAGCGTGAGTTTGGCATACTAAAAGCTAGCCTTAGCACCATACACAGCTATACAAACGACCAGCAGCTACTAGATGTCCCTCACAGAAGCGACAAACGCCGCTCACGCGCTGCCGCGCTAAATATTATCCCCACCACCACAGGCGCAGCAAAAGCCCTCTACAAAGTTTTGCCAACGCTAAAAGATAAGATTCACGGGCATTCTTTGCGCGTGCCTGTGCCAGATGTATCAATGGTAGACTTAAACGCATATCTTGCAAAGCAAGCAAGCGCAGAGTCCATAAACGCACTATTTGAAGAGCAATCCAAAGGTGCGCTAAAAGGGATTTTGGGCATTGATAAAGATTTTGGTGTGAGTAGCGATTTTTTGGGCGATAGCAGGAGCTCTATCGTGGCGCAAGACTTGACATTTTCGCTAGGAAATATGAGCAAAATAATGGCGTGGTATGACAACGAATGGGGCTACTCCACACGCATAATTGATATGGCGAAATTTATCTTAGAGAGGTAG
- a CDS encoding heat shock protein transcriptional repressor HspR: MYSYDEPVYLISVVAKILEIHPQTLRQYEKEGLIEPGRTDGKMRLYSQRDIDKIKTILRLTRDLGVNLAGVDIILRLKERLDELDSTIEELRTQASKSSNPVMTQKSSYELIIFKK, encoded by the coding sequence ATGTATAGCTATGATGAGCCTGTGTATCTTATCAGCGTGGTGGCAAAAATCCTTGAAATCCACCCACAGACTTTGCGACAATACGAAAAAGAGGGGCTTATCGAGCCGGGCAGGACAGATGGCAAGATGAGGTTGTATTCACAAAGGGATATTGACAAGATTAAGACGATTTTGCGACTTACGCGGGATTTGGGCGTAAATCTCGCGGGTGTGGATATTATCCTACGACTAAAGGAGCGGCTAGATGAGCTAGATAGCACCATAGAGGAGCTAAGGACACAAGCCTCCAAAAGTAGCAACCCTGTGATGACGCAAAAAAGCTCTTATGAGTTGATTATTTTTAAGAAGTAG
- a CDS encoding DnaJ C-terminal domain-containing protein, whose translation MSKSLYDTLEVSESASQDDIKKSYRKLARKYHPDVNKQKEAEEKFKEINAAYEILSDPQKRAQYDQFGDSMFGGQNFHDFARSQGGAAGLDEILSQIFGGLGGFNSGFGGGFGGNFRGGFSGFSGGGFGGFSEDLDIQARLSIPFDLAILGGEHTVSLNGETIKFKIPAGISEGKSIRVRGKGHKGKGGNGDLLLKISVLPSEKYERDGDDLVCDFDVPLGVALFGGKVTVPTLHKEVTLKIPQNTKNAQKFRIKELGAKNLKSGQMGDLYLRANVILPSVDSLSAELVQKLKDELLDKDS comes from the coding sequence ATGAGCAAAAGTCTCTATGACACGCTTGAAGTCAGCGAGAGCGCAAGCCAAGATGATATAAAAAAATCCTATCGCAAACTTGCTCGCAAATATCACCCTGATGTGAATAAACAAAAAGAAGCCGAAGAGAAGTTTAAAGAAATAAATGCGGCTTATGAAATCCTAAGCGACCCGCAAAAACGCGCACAATATGACCAATTTGGCGATAGTATGTTTGGGGGGCAGAATTTCCACGATTTCGCTCGCTCTCAAGGCGGGGCAGCAGGGCTAGATGAAATCCTAAGCCAGATTTTTGGCGGGCTAGGTGGGTTTAATAGTGGCTTTGGTGGGGGCTTTGGTGGGAACTTTAGAGGTGGGTTTAGCGGATTTAGTGGTGGGGGATTTGGTGGCTTTAGCGAGGATTTGGACATCCAAGCAAGGCTTAGTATTCCTTTTGATTTGGCGATTTTGGGTGGGGAGCATACCGTATCGCTAAATGGCGAGACAATCAAGTTTAAAATCCCAGCGGGCATAAGCGAGGGCAAAAGTATCCGCGTGCGAGGCAAGGGGCACAAAGGCAAGGGGGGCAATGGCGACTTGCTACTAAAAATCTCTGTGCTTCCTAGCGAGAAGTATGAGCGCGATGGCGATGATTTGGTATGCGATTTTGATGTGCCTTTGGGGGTGGCACTATTTGGCGGGAAAGTAACTGTGCCAACCCTTCACAAAGAAGTAACGCTAAAAATCCCTCAAAACACCAAAAACGCGCAGAAATTTCGCATAAAAGAACTCGGTGCAAAAAACCTAAAAAGCGGGCAAATGGGGGATTTGTATCTAAGGGCAAATGTGATTTTGCCAAGCGTGGATAGCCTATCAGCCGAATTAGTCCAAAAGCTAAAAGATGAGCTTTTGGACAAAGATAGCTAA
- a CDS encoding outer membrane beta-barrel protein — translation MRTSTLSANRANHTLVSNARHLSLAACLACSLAFVPNLASAESSAPFVGVELGYGEGRVNTDLYYLRGVQYGITAGYKQFFMPYVGLRYYANFSVMHAPGAYDKDGNEDITLKNKTTSLLNYGVNVDFLANFVAGEDFDFGAFVGVGVGAYTWLKSGYLENAPSDWKLTHLDVALNVGLRTNIAKNHGIEVVGRVSFLDGNVYKGTSPKGEPSKIDVSHPYSVTARYTYSF, via the coding sequence ATGCGAACTTCAACACTTAGCGCGAATCGCGCCAATCACACTTTAGTCTCAAATGCTAGACACCTAAGCCTTGCAGCTTGCTTGGCTTGCTCTTTGGCATTTGTGCCAAACCTCGCAAGTGCAGAGTCTAGTGCGCCATTTGTCGGTGTGGAGCTAGGCTATGGCGAGGGCAGAGTAAATACAGACCTATATTATCTACGCGGTGTCCAATACGGAATCACAGCGGGCTATAAGCAGTTTTTTATGCCTTATGTGGGCTTGCGCTACTATGCAAATTTCTCTGTTATGCACGCACCGGGTGCTTATGACAAAGACGGCAATGAAGACATAACACTCAAGAACAAAACAACCTCTTTGCTAAACTACGGAGTAAATGTAGACTTCCTAGCGAACTTCGTAGCGGGCGAGGACTTTGACTTCGGTGCGTTTGTCGGTGTGGGCGTGGGTGCATACACTTGGCTAAAGAGCGGATACCTAGAAAATGCACCTAGCGATTGGAAACTGACGCATCTTGATGTAGCACTAAATGTGGGGCTTCGCACCAATATCGCCAAAAATCACGGCATAGAAGTGGTAGGGAGGGTGTCTTTTCTGGATGGAAATGTATATAAGGGCACAAGTCCCAAAGGCGAACCCTCCAAAATTGATGTTTCACACCCATATAGCGTAACTGCTCGCTACACTTATAGCTTCTAG